One window of the Gemmatimonadaceae bacterium genome contains the following:
- a CDS encoding acyl-CoA dehydratase activase, with translation MEAVCLGIDVGSTTVKVVALDRSRRLLGWRYVRSSGRPRGALLQTLAEIGKDVDPSGVRMIGLSGSGGGPIADVIGGVHVNELVAQTRAVGEFHPEAQTIIEIGGQDSKLLSLRWDEGSRQMMLEDFSMNALCAAGTGAFLDQQAERLGIAIDGEFARIAMESRSPARIAGRCTVFAKSDMIHLQQVGTPMSDILMGVCLAMARNFTTVIGKGKRFVAPILFQGGVAYNAAVKRAFETVLGVPEGSIIVPEHHTIMAALGAAYVAMDEAERGAATRPFVGFDRLQEAMRAGSSDRASLPVLVRPSSGDGSHLDVASLPPGEKLDAWLGADVGSVSTNVVLIDARNRVLARRYLMTAGRPLEAVREGLRLVAADAEARVNVRGVGATGSGRYLTGDFIGADVVRNEITAQACAAVSIDPGVDTVFEIGGQDSKFIRLHNGAVTDFTMNNACAAGTGSFLQEQADRLKIRIEEQFSELAFSSPCPAALGERCTVFMESDIVHHQQQGARVPDLTAGLAYSIVENYLNRVVNGRPIGSRVFLQGGVASNAAVVSAFSSITRRAITVPPNHDVTGAIGVAILAREEMERRQSVDVAPTRFRGFDLSQRRYESSVFECRACPNLCEVHKVVIEGETPFFYGARCDKFEEAGRGISTSWREIPDLFAERERLLLDGWTEPPPRDRAPGKLRVGVMRNLTFFDFFPFWRGFLERLGCDVVLSAPTNPELVKLTQKSAVAESCFPVKLAFGHLLDVTARDIDVLFLPSLMTRENAAPGQPHNHYCPLISATPHLLMANMPEGPNGPRVVNLALHLANARAARGQLRALAHALTGASKAVADDAVRAGWDALRRFTVAIRTRGREALDALNSEMPAVVVVGRPYTANDPGANLDLPYKLRRLGVLPIPMDFLPIESVPVPERYDDMYWRSGQDILRAGAIVRDDPRLQAVYLTNFNCGPDAFLISFFRETLGSKPFLELEVDDHTGDAGMITRCEAFLDSLNLRRMA, from the coding sequence ATGGAAGCGGTCTGTCTTGGCATTGACGTCGGATCCACGACGGTGAAGGTCGTGGCGCTTGACAGGAGCCGGAGGTTGCTCGGCTGGCGATACGTGCGGTCGTCCGGCCGCCCTCGCGGGGCGCTGCTCCAGACTCTCGCGGAGATCGGAAAGGACGTCGACCCTTCAGGCGTGCGCATGATCGGCCTCTCCGGTTCGGGAGGTGGTCCGATCGCCGACGTCATTGGCGGTGTGCACGTGAACGAGCTGGTCGCGCAGACCCGTGCCGTTGGGGAATTTCACCCCGAAGCGCAAACCATCATCGAGATCGGCGGGCAGGACTCGAAGCTTCTCTCCCTGCGTTGGGATGAGGGAAGCCGCCAGATGATGCTCGAGGACTTCTCGATGAACGCCCTCTGTGCCGCGGGGACAGGGGCTTTCCTCGACCAGCAGGCCGAGCGACTCGGCATCGCCATCGACGGCGAGTTCGCCCGCATCGCCATGGAGAGCCGGAGCCCCGCGCGCATCGCCGGCCGGTGCACCGTCTTCGCCAAGTCCGACATGATCCACCTGCAGCAGGTGGGGACGCCGATGTCGGACATCCTCATGGGCGTCTGTCTCGCGATGGCGCGCAACTTCACCACCGTCATCGGCAAAGGCAAGCGATTCGTCGCCCCGATTCTCTTCCAGGGTGGCGTCGCCTACAACGCGGCCGTGAAGCGGGCCTTCGAAACGGTGCTCGGCGTCCCCGAGGGGTCGATCATCGTTCCCGAGCACCACACGATCATGGCCGCCCTCGGCGCCGCCTACGTTGCGATGGACGAAGCCGAGCGGGGTGCTGCGACGCGGCCATTCGTCGGGTTTGATCGACTGCAGGAGGCGATGCGAGCCGGATCGTCAGACCGGGCCAGCCTGCCGGTCCTCGTTCGCCCGTCCAGCGGCGACGGCTCGCACCTGGATGTCGCTTCGCTGCCACCGGGCGAGAAGCTCGACGCCTGGCTCGGCGCCGACGTCGGATCCGTCAGTACCAACGTGGTCCTCATCGACGCCAGGAATCGCGTGCTGGCGCGCCGTTACCTCATGACTGCCGGCCGACCGCTCGAGGCGGTGCGCGAGGGACTCCGCCTCGTCGCGGCCGACGCCGAGGCACGGGTCAACGTGCGTGGCGTGGGCGCCACCGGATCGGGACGATACCTCACCGGCGACTTCATCGGCGCTGACGTCGTGCGCAACGAGATCACGGCCCAGGCATGCGCGGCCGTCTCGATCGATCCGGGCGTCGACACCGTCTTCGAGATCGGCGGACAGGACAGCAAGTTCATCCGGCTGCACAACGGGGCGGTGACTGACTTCACGATGAATAACGCCTGCGCTGCCGGCACCGGGAGCTTCCTGCAGGAGCAGGCCGACCGCCTCAAGATCCGGATCGAGGAGCAGTTCAGTGAACTTGCGTTCTCTTCGCCGTGTCCCGCCGCGCTGGGCGAGCGGTGCACGGTCTTCATGGAATCGGATATCGTGCACCACCAGCAGCAGGGCGCGCGCGTCCCGGATCTCACCGCGGGCCTGGCCTACTCCATCGTTGAGAACTACCTGAATCGCGTCGTCAACGGACGGCCGATCGGGTCGCGGGTGTTCCTCCAGGGTGGCGTCGCCTCGAATGCGGCGGTGGTCTCGGCGTTCTCGTCAATCACGCGGCGCGCGATCACGGTGCCACCAAACCACGACGTCACCGGCGCCATCGGCGTGGCGATCCTCGCGCGCGAGGAGATGGAGCGACGCCAGAGCGTCGATGTCGCACCGACACGATTCCGCGGCTTCGACCTCTCGCAGCGGCGATACGAGAGCTCCGTCTTCGAGTGCAGGGCGTGCCCGAATCTGTGTGAAGTGCACAAGGTCGTCATCGAGGGGGAGACGCCGTTCTTCTACGGAGCGCGGTGCGACAAGTTCGAGGAGGCCGGGCGCGGCATAAGCACGTCGTGGCGCGAGATTCCCGACCTCTTTGCGGAGCGGGAGCGCCTGCTGCTGGATGGCTGGACGGAACCGCCGCCTCGTGATCGCGCGCCCGGAAAGCTGCGCGTCGGTGTCATGCGCAACCTCACGTTCTTCGACTTCTTCCCGTTCTGGCGCGGTTTCCTGGAACGGCTGGGGTGCGATGTCGTGTTGTCCGCACCAACGAATCCCGAGCTGGTCAAGCTCACGCAGAAGAGTGCCGTGGCCGAGTCGTGCTTCCCGGTGAAGCTGGCCTTCGGGCACCTCCTCGACGTGACGGCTCGCGATATCGATGTGCTCTTCCTGCCCAGCCTGATGACGCGGGAAAATGCCGCGCCGGGGCAGCCGCACAATCACTACTGCCCACTGATCTCGGCGACGCCGCACCTGCTGATGGCCAACATGCCGGAAGGCCCCAACGGGCCGCGCGTCGTGAATCTGGCATTGCACCTGGCGAACGCACGCGCCGCCCGGGGCCAGTTGCGCGCGCTCGCGCACGCGCTGACCGGCGCATCGAAGGCGGTAGCCGATGACGCGGTGCGGGCGGGATGGGACGCGCTGCGGCGCTTCACCGTCGCGATCCGCACTCGCGGCCGCGAGGCGCTCGACGCCCTCAACAGCGAGATGCCGGCGGTCGTCGTCGTCGGACGACCCTACACCGCGAACGATCCTGGGGCGAACCTCGACCTCCCCTACAAGTTGCGACGCCTCGGCGTACTCCCCATCCCCATGGACTTCCTGCCGATCGAATCGGTGCCGGTGCCGGAGCGGTACGACGACATGTACTGGCGCTCGGGTCAGGACATCCTACGGGCAGGTGCGATTGTGCGCGACGATCCGCGGTTGCAGGCGGTGTACCTGACGAACTTCAACTGCGGACCCGACGCCTTCCTGATCTCGTTCTTCCGCGAGACGTTGGGCAGCAAGCCGTTCCTCGAGCTCGAAGTCGACGACCACACCGGCGACGCGGGAATGATCACGCGCTGCGAGGCCTTTCTCGACAGTCTCAACCTGCGGAGGATGGCATGA